In one window of Gudongella oleilytica DNA:
- a CDS encoding DUF4315 family protein — protein sequence MARTKSITSIETEIAKINSELAKLHEKQEALSDRLLELQKRKKEHEAKQVMEAFQKSGKSLQELMTFLDI from the coding sequence ATGGCTCGGACGAAATCGATAACTTCGATTGAAACTGAAATTGCAAAAATAAATAGTGAGCTAGCAAAACTTCACGAAAAACAGGAGGCTCTATCCGACAGACTGTTGGAACTTCAAAAGCGTAAGAAGGAACACGAGGCAAAACAAGTAATGGAGGCTTTTCAAAAAAGTGGTAAAAGCTTGCAGGAACTGATGACATTCTTAGATATCTGA
- a CDS encoding transposase — MYYDYTVKIPQVRGKIITKKKGDSTYVLFQYGQQYNAEKKYVIPQRTIIGKIHEDNHDLMYPNEKFQDYFPDVTLPEELPESYRSCALKIGSYAVIQKVLQEYKLESLLNTWFPKDCGLLLDLMAYLIVNEENAGQYYPDFAFNHPLFSEGMRIYSDSKVSRFLKSVTREQIIGFLNDWNKKRDHRQCIYISYDSTNKNCQAGDIDLIEYGKAKDEKGLPVFNLALAFDKTNRVPLFYEEYPGSITDVSQFEYMVDKVKEYNYKSVGFILDRGYFSKANIKYMEDNGYSFIIMVKGRKNLVSELITANRNTFETDRECSIRSYRVYGKTVLAKLYEDDDALRYFHLYFNPSKQAAEREQLEQLIERLGLYLEKHIGKDITLGNVYHEYFDLHYNSKHTLVSYTEKKDVVRKKLEQCGYFCIITSTEMTASQALIHYKGRDISEKLFSTDKSFIGSKSNRVQSSESLSAKLFIEFIALIVRNRIYNLLKETMLRLETKPNYMTVPAALRELEKIEMVRRGKGHYRLDHAVTKRQKVILSSFGMDENNIRDIAGGIGNLLSKNQSLITNTDIQDEEEYDDGSDEIDNFD, encoded by the coding sequence ATGTACTACGATTACACGGTCAAAATCCCTCAGGTTAGGGGCAAGATAATCACCAAGAAAAAGGGCGATTCAACTTATGTCCTTTTTCAATACGGCCAACAATATAATGCTGAAAAGAAGTATGTCATACCCCAGCGTACTATCATTGGAAAAATTCATGAAGATAATCATGATCTGATGTATCCTAACGAAAAATTTCAGGATTACTTTCCGGATGTTACCCTTCCAGAAGAACTGCCGGAGTCTTATCGTAGCTGCGCTTTAAAGATTGGTTCATATGCGGTAATTCAAAAGGTTCTCCAAGAATATAAGTTAGAGAGTCTTCTGAATACATGGTTTCCAAAAGACTGTGGATTACTACTCGATCTAATGGCATATCTGATTGTTAATGAAGAAAATGCAGGCCAGTACTATCCTGATTTTGCATTTAACCACCCGCTGTTTTCAGAAGGAATGAGGATATACAGCGATTCAAAAGTAAGTCGGTTCCTTAAATCGGTTACTCGGGAACAGATTATTGGCTTCCTAAATGACTGGAACAAAAAACGTGATCACAGACAATGCATTTACATCTCGTATGATTCAACAAACAAGAACTGCCAAGCCGGTGATATCGATCTTATAGAATATGGCAAAGCGAAGGATGAAAAAGGACTTCCGGTGTTCAATCTTGCATTAGCATTTGATAAGACCAATCGAGTTCCGCTATTTTATGAAGAGTATCCAGGTTCAATAACCGATGTTTCCCAATTTGAGTATATGGTAGACAAGGTGAAAGAGTACAATTATAAATCGGTCGGGTTTATTCTGGACAGAGGATATTTCAGTAAAGCCAATATAAAATACATGGAAGATAATGGTTACTCCTTCATCATCATGGTTAAAGGTCGTAAAAACCTCGTATCTGAGCTGATAACAGCGAACCGAAATACATTTGAAACTGATCGTGAGTGTTCTATCCGTTCATACAGAGTATATGGAAAAACAGTTTTAGCTAAGTTGTATGAGGACGATGATGCCCTTAGATATTTCCATTTATACTTCAACCCTTCCAAACAGGCTGCTGAGAGAGAACAGTTGGAGCAACTGATTGAAAGACTTGGATTATATCTGGAAAAGCATATTGGAAAAGACATCACACTCGGGAACGTGTATCATGAATATTTTGACCTTCACTATAACAGCAAGCATACGCTTGTCTCGTATACAGAAAAAAAGGATGTAGTACGGAAAAAGTTGGAGCAATGCGGTTATTTCTGCATTATCACCTCTACTGAAATGACTGCATCACAGGCACTTATCCATTATAAAGGCCGAGATATCTCTGAAAAACTGTTCAGTACGGACAAATCGTTTATTGGCTCAAAAAGCAACCGAGTCCAGTCTTCCGAATCATTATCGGCAAAGCTGTTTATCGAATTTATTGCACTGATTGTCCGTAACAGAATCTACAACCTCTTGAAGGAAACGATGCTTCGATTAGAGACTAAACCGAATTATATGACGGTGCCTGCAGCGCTTCGCGAACTGGAAAAAATCGAAATGGTTAGGCGGGGTAAAGGCCATTATCGGCTTGATCACGCTGTAACAAAGCGGCAGAAGGTAATTCTCAGTTCATTCGGCATGGACGAGAATAATATTCGTGATATTGCAGGTGGAATCGGCAATCTATTGTCAAAGAACCAGTCGCTGATTACAAATACAGATATCCAGGATGAGGAGGAATACGACGATGGCTCGGACGAAATCGATAACTTCGATTGA
- a CDS encoding transposase, whose amino-acid sequence MYTDVRVKIPDEKGKVTRKKIRGTTYIYYQTDRIYDPEKKYSIPKSTPIGKLCEDDQTMMIPNEKYLIFYPEAKLPEEKKSSRRSACLRVGAHMVLKRIVAEYHLDVLLGDLIGKDSGLFLDLAIYTIITENNAGQYYPDYAYNHPLFTSKMRLYSDSKVSDFIASIKKDQSVEFLNRWNENRDHREKIYISYDSTNKNCQAGDVDFVEFGHAKDDQNKPILNYSIAYDKNNREPLFYEMYPGSVVDVSQLQYMLEKTEGYGYRHVGFILDRGYFSKENIRYMDKCGYDFVIMMKGMKKYAHSLVMENKGTFEESRKHSIRDYKVSGSTVKGKLFPSDEKDRYFHIYFNESKRTGEREQLEEKIDRMASYLKSQEGKMGYECPSALCHYFEPFYHGQGDERVFMFARERQDVIDREIKLCGYFIIITSEKMSAEEALELYKSRDGSEKLFQGDKSYLGNKSFRVHGSESVNSKIFIEFVALIIRNKFYTYLKDQMKKNNKSENYMTVPAALRELEKIEMIRQSDGNYRLDHAVTATQKEILKAFDLTERNIREQAISINSQLKMIEGL is encoded by the coding sequence ATGTACACTGATGTGAGAGTAAAAATACCTGATGAAAAAGGAAAAGTAACTAGGAAGAAAATCAGAGGAACCACCTACATTTATTATCAAACAGATCGCATTTATGACCCGGAAAAAAAGTATAGCATTCCTAAAAGTACACCTATCGGAAAGCTCTGTGAAGATGATCAGACGATGATGATTCCGAACGAGAAATACTTGATTTTTTATCCGGAAGCAAAGCTTCCTGAAGAAAAGAAATCCTCCCGCAGAAGTGCTTGCTTAAGAGTTGGTGCACATATGGTTCTGAAAAGAATTGTCGCTGAATATCACTTGGATGTTTTGCTTGGAGATCTAATAGGAAAAGACAGTGGCCTTTTTCTGGATCTTGCGATATATACCATCATTACTGAAAATAATGCTGGTCAATACTATCCGGATTATGCATACAACCATCCGCTATTTACCAGTAAAATGAGGCTTTACAGCGATTCTAAAGTGTCTGATTTCATAGCTTCAATCAAGAAAGATCAAAGCGTTGAATTTCTCAACAGATGGAATGAAAACCGGGATCACAGAGAGAAAATCTACATATCCTATGATTCGACGAACAAAAATTGTCAGGCAGGAGATGTGGATTTTGTTGAATTTGGCCATGCCAAGGATGATCAGAACAAACCGATATTGAATTACTCCATAGCATACGACAAGAACAATAGAGAACCGCTATTTTATGAAATGTATCCCGGAAGCGTAGTAGACGTGTCACAGCTGCAGTACATGCTTGAAAAAACAGAAGGCTATGGCTATCGACACGTTGGATTCATTCTGGATCGAGGGTATTTCAGTAAAGAAAACATCCGATATATGGACAAATGCGGTTATGACTTCGTCATCATGATGAAAGGAATGAAAAAGTACGCCCATAGTCTGGTGATGGAGAATAAAGGAACTTTCGAAGAGAGCCGAAAACACAGTATTCGGGACTATAAAGTAAGCGGAAGCACCGTGAAAGGGAAACTGTTCCCTTCAGATGAGAAAGACAGATATTTTCATATATACTTTAACGAAAGCAAGAGAACAGGCGAACGCGAACAACTGGAAGAAAAAATCGACAGAATGGCCTCATATTTAAAATCCCAGGAAGGGAAGATGGGATATGAATGTCCGAGTGCCTTATGCCACTACTTTGAACCCTTTTATCATGGTCAGGGGGATGAAAGAGTCTTTATGTTCGCAAGAGAGCGTCAAGATGTGATCGATAGGGAAATCAAGCTGTGCGGATATTTCATAATAATCACATCTGAAAAAATGTCAGCAGAAGAAGCGCTTGAGCTGTATAAAAGCAGAGATGGTTCTGAGAAACTCTTCCAAGGAGACAAGTCGTATCTGGGCAACAAAAGCTTCAGGGTACATGGAAGTGAATCGGTCAATAGCAAGATATTCATTGAGTTTGTCGCACTGATCATACGCAACAAGTTTTACACATATCTGAAAGACCAGATGAAGAAAAACAACAAAAGCGAGAATTACATGACGGTTCCAGCAGCTCTTAGGGAACTGGAAAAAATAGAGATGATTCGTCAGAGTGATGGTAATTACCGTTTGGATCATGCCGTGACTGCAACACAAAAGGAAATACTTAAGGCATTTGATCTGACTGAAAGAAACATTCGTGAACAAGCGATAAGCATTAACAGTCAACTAAAAATGATTGAAGGATTGTAA
- a CDS encoding ErpK protein, with protein sequence MGRRSISIDEKISKQKEVVSQLKDKYDSALNELNVLMKKKQELQGKELLNAFVNTSKSLDEILAFMSENEDEKP encoded by the coding sequence ATGGGCAGACGAAGCATATCCATTGACGAAAAAATATCTAAGCAAAAAGAAGTGGTTTCCCAGTTGAAAGATAAGTACGATTCAGCGCTTAACGAGTTGAATGTTTTGATGAAAAAGAAACAGGAACTGCAAGGAAAAGAACTCCTAAATGCATTCGTAAACACCAGCAAAAGTCTGGATGAAATTTTGGCATTTATGAGTGAAAACGAGGATGAAAAACCCTAA
- a CDS encoding glycosyltransferase yields the protein MRLIYIGFAVPENIVQKSKAVSVAGNNMEIGILNHLCEKYENQIDVISITPIASYPREKQVLHRKQTYQISDYIKTNAIGFINIPIIKQLSIMLTLIIELIKLLKSNKKSDNKTVIMTYNSMSFLSIPVFLIDLLFNIIKVCLVVDIPITFQKKRHKYLEIARYLDNFVSLKAFRKYDSMVTLVEKTANDFAPNVPYKVINYCVSDIAKIKYKDDDKRSVEKTQINITFTGAIEEYYGVHEMIQSVLHLPSHFKLQLYGKGSLVQEIINIQSDSKRIRYMGLVSNKEAVKAQQFADILLLIRTDPELNKYGLPSKIIEYLASGTPVISNRISSIPNDLNQFINYIDDTNPVTIANKISSITNPENYNKVLDRAKKAREHILENYVWEKQADKIWRHLNEL from the coding sequence ATGAGATTAATATATATTGGATTTGCTGTTCCCGAAAATATAGTTCAGAAATCAAAAGCTGTTTCTGTTGCAGGAAACAATATGGAAATTGGAATTTTAAATCACTTGTGTGAGAAATATGAGAACCAGATTGATGTTATTTCAATTACTCCTATTGCAAGCTATCCAAGAGAGAAACAAGTCTTACACAGAAAGCAGACATATCAAATAAGTGACTATATCAAAACTAATGCTATAGGGTTTATTAATATTCCAATTATAAAACAACTGTCTATAATGTTAACACTTATAATTGAACTTATAAAATTGTTAAAATCTAATAAAAAATCAGATAATAAGACTGTTATTATGACATATAATTCCATGTCGTTCTTATCAATACCAGTTTTTCTAATCGACCTCTTGTTTAATATTATAAAAGTATGTTTAGTCGTTGATATACCAATTACTTTTCAAAAGAAACGACATAAGTACCTTGAAATAGCAAGATATCTCGATAATTTTGTATCATTAAAGGCATTTAGAAAATATGATTCAATGGTTACTTTAGTAGAAAAAACTGCAAATGATTTTGCTCCTAACGTTCCATATAAAGTGATAAATTATTGCGTTAGTGATATTGCAAAAATCAAATATAAAGATGATGATAAAAGATCAGTGGAAAAAACACAAATTAATATCACATTTACTGGTGCTATTGAAGAATATTATGGAGTACATGAAATGATACAATCAGTGTTACACCTACCATCTCATTTCAAACTACAATTATATGGAAAAGGCTCATTAGTTCAAGAAATTATAAATATTCAATCTGATAGCAAAAGAATAAGATATATGGGATTAGTATCAAACAAGGAAGCTGTGAAAGCTCAACAATTTGCTGATATACTTTTGTTAATTAGAACTGATCCTGAACTCAATAAGTATGGACTTCCATCGAAGATTATAGAATATTTAGCCAGTGGAACTCCAGTTATATCAAATAGAATTTCAAGCATTCCAAATGATTTGAATCAGTTTATAAATTATATTGACGATACTAATCCGGTTACAATTGCTAATAAGATTAGCAGCATAACAAATCCTGAAAATTACAATAAAGTTTTGGATAGAGCAAAGAAAGCTCGTGAACATATTTTGGAAAATTATGTATGGGAGAAACAGGCAGATAAAATATGGAGGCATCTAAATGAGTTGTAA
- the murJ gene encoding murein biosynthesis integral membrane protein MurJ, which produces MKKTIFYLISVTVLSKLIGFARDIVLSYFYGVSYVADAYLISTTIPLTIFAFVGVGIATSYIPMYNQIQNKHGDNEAIKFTNNVINSVLIISTIVIILVLLFTTSIVKMFAAGFNDETLQLAVTLTRISVVGIYFTGIIYVLKSFLQIKDKFLITGLIGIPYNIVIIISIILSFDNNYFVLGLGSVFAVAIQVIILTPSAAINGLNYERVFNLKSKNLRLMMKQAFPASIGVSVDQINVLVDRTIASTLVVGGIAALNYSNRLIYFVQGLFVTTIATVYYPKISSIVAKGKSSDLFRIIEESMVGMMLLILPSAIGLMVFSKQIIELLFARGAFSVEGTMLTESALFFYSFGILGIGLREILSRVFYAMQETKVAVKNAAIGMCTNIALNIILSKYFGISGLALATSIAATFTTVMLIVSLRKKIGPFGMKQISISFLKILFASLVMGGLAKLSFNYLTTSLSQNLSLLIAIGVGAVSYFVIIYFMKIEDVDVIVGAIKKKLGRGAA; this is translated from the coding sequence ATGAAAAAAACGATATTTTACTTAATATCAGTTACTGTACTATCTAAATTAATTGGATTTGCCCGTGATATTGTATTATCTTACTTTTATGGAGTATCATATGTAGCTGACGCATACTTAATTTCAACGACAATACCACTTACAATATTTGCTTTCGTTGGAGTCGGAATTGCTACAAGCTACATCCCCATGTATAATCAGATACAAAATAAACATGGAGATAATGAGGCAATTAAATTTACTAATAACGTAATCAATTCTGTTCTGATTATTAGTACCATAGTAATAATTTTAGTGTTATTATTTACAACTTCTATTGTTAAAATGTTCGCAGCTGGTTTTAATGATGAAACTTTACAGTTAGCTGTTACCTTGACAAGGATTAGTGTTGTCGGTATTTATTTTACAGGAATCATATATGTTTTAAAAAGCTTTTTACAAATAAAAGATAAGTTTCTAATAACGGGATTAATTGGAATACCTTATAATATTGTAATCATTATTTCAATAATTCTAAGTTTTGACAATAATTATTTTGTACTTGGTTTGGGGAGTGTATTTGCTGTAGCAATACAAGTCATTATACTAACTCCCAGTGCGGCAATTAATGGATTGAATTATGAGAGGGTCTTTAATCTAAAAAGTAAAAACTTGAGATTGATGATGAAACAAGCATTTCCTGCTAGTATAGGTGTTTCGGTAGATCAAATTAATGTTCTTGTGGATAGAACAATAGCTTCAACTTTAGTTGTAGGGGGAATAGCTGCATTAAATTACTCAAATAGATTAATATACTTTGTACAAGGACTATTTGTTACAACAATTGCTACAGTTTATTATCCTAAAATTTCATCTATAGTAGCAAAGGGAAAAAGTTCGGATTTATTTAGAATTATTGAAGAATCGATGGTTGGAATGATGTTGCTTATTCTACCATCTGCAATAGGATTGATGGTTTTTTCCAAACAGATAATTGAGTTGCTTTTTGCAAGAGGAGCATTCAGTGTCGAGGGAACAATGTTGACGGAATCAGCGTTATTTTTTTATTCATTTGGTATACTGGGTATTGGCTTGAGAGAAATCCTTTCTAGGGTTTTCTATGCTATGCAAGAAACTAAAGTTGCTGTTAAAAATGCAGCTATTGGAATGTGTACTAATATTGCATTAAATATTATTCTATCAAAATATTTTGGAATAAGTGGACTTGCTTTAGCTACATCAATAGCTGCAACATTTACTACAGTAATGTTAATTGTAAGCCTCAGAAAAAAAATTGGCCCATTCGGCATGAAGCAAATCAGCATTTCATTCCTAAAAATCCTATTTGCTTCATTGGTTATGGGCGGATTAGCAAAACTCAGCTTTAATTACTTAACAACTTCTTTGTCTCAGAATCTTTCGCTTTTAATAGCAATCGGTGTTGGAGCGGTATCATATTTCGTGATTATCTACTTTATGAAGATTGAAGATGTTGACGTAATCGTTGGAGCGATTAAGAAGAAGCTTGGAAGAGGAGCTGCATAG